The DNA sequence GAGCAGTATAACATGCTAATACCTAAAAACACTCACTGAAAGGTACCAATATCAAACAAGTACTCAAGTAGAAATGCAGTATTTAAAGGCTATCATAAAGGCAGAGCAGCTTTGTAGGACTTAATTCATGTAATTTGTTATTGTTTGTATCCACTTTTGATTATGTCCTTGAAGTGTTTCAGTTAAAGCGTCCAGTAACTCCTATTGATCAAAATGTTCAGTCGGCCCCGGCCACTCTCAAGGAACTCTGTCAATTGATTCAAAGAAGGATCAgtgcaaaaacagaagtttcaTCAGTTTCTTTAGCTACACAACAGGCGCTGGTAAGTGCTCCTATTTTTAAGAAGGGATATGTTCATATGCTGAGTGAGCAGATAGGCATCAGCAGCCAATGATGTCTTTCATCACAATCTTGTTAAAAATATGAATCTGATATCAATTCCCTGATCTCTCTGCATACACTGATTTTTATGTTTTCTGACTCAAATTTCCAGCTTTTACAGTCTTTGTATTCCATTCATATTTTTTAATGTTTGACTTTCCATGTTAGATTCATTTTATCATTTGATTTTGGTGACCTTATTACTTCAGCCCCTTTCCATTTTTAACTGAACGTAATAATGCAGTTGATGCGTACTGGCAGCTCATCAATAGCAGTCCTTTCTGTGTAGTTTTAAATATAAATTGTCACTGTTGGTCGGCTGTTGGGGTTTGAGAACCAACACAGCTGAACCTTCTGTTATCATTCTATAAAATTGATTTCTCATAAGACTCATGGATGATGATTAGGAATGAAAACAAATAGTGCTGGATAAACTCATACTGGCATCATCTATGGAGAGGGAAATTCAAGTTTAATATAACTATTCTTCAGAGCTTCTTCAGGAGTGATTGGGAATATCTTGTGTTCCCTCACCCAATGTCAACATTGTGCAACTCTGAAATCACATAGCCTCCACTATTTTGCATCGCTCAAACTTGCAAATACATTACAAACCATTGATCAATTATTGgacttctggtttgtttctcaCCATGTCACATTAGAAGTTGCATTTACCAGTTTATTTTTTGGGCAATTTTAATATAGTAAAAGCaaatacagcaaactttgttttaactggcaTCATATGAACCAGCATTTATGATAAACCGGCAAAAATTATTTATCTCAAATGCCTCAAGTTTACCTAAAATACGGAGGTTTACTGTGTTATCATGATGTCTAAGTTGTCAGTTGAGGGTGCGAATGAGAAGACTCTGTGCCAGTAAGGTTTATTTAAGAGAAATAAATTATTGAAATGAATAAAGCATAATACCTGAATATTTGATCAACCAGTACATTGGTCCCATGAGTGCCAGTTAATAAAAACGTTTGCTGTACCTCTTTTGAACTAATTAtgcaatattatttttaaaagtatACTGTGCTTCTGAACAGATTAATTTGAAGTTGGAATTGTTATTGTTAGGGAGGAATGATTTTAGCAGATGTAAAAATGCTTTGGGAGGAGTTTTTGCACCAATCTGATGACATTACTTTGACAAACGTGGAAAACAAAGAACTCAGCCGACGAATTACTACACATATCATCACAGTCTGTGAACAGTTATTCCTTCACTATCTTCAAATGGTGGATGTAGTGAGACAGCGCTCCATTTTCACTGATGAAGCTAACCTTAGTAGACTGAAGGCTCAGCTCACAGTTGACTGCACTAAGTAGTAAGTTTTTCAACTTAAATAAGCAAAGTTTTATTGTTTTAATGCTCCTCTTTATATTCCTTTCTGCTTTGTTACATAAGGTTGTTACATGAAGTCAGACTATACAAAATAATTTGCGAACACAATGGAACAAAAGTTTGCATAACTAGTAAATTCATAATAAGATATGAAAATTGCAAAACATTTTGTTATAATACAATTAACAATTTATGATGGCTGGCAGTTATTTACGTTCAATTTCTACAAATCAAAAACAAATAATTAAGTTGATACAATGTTACAGATTAGGGTGAAACAGCTCATATTTGTATCATCATAATTGATCTATTCATTTCATTTATTGTCCTATctaattgtttttaaaaatgatttcaagATTATTAGCTTGATGACCCACTTTGAAACTCAATATTAAATGTTGATTATGCTTTTTTAtggagctaaaaatcacacaacaccaagttgtagtccaacaggtttacttagaagtactagcttttggagtgctgctccttcatcaagtagctgtgcagcaggatcataaggcacagaatttatagcaaaagatcacaatgTCATGCATGCAACTGATACGATATATTGAAAAAtttagtctttcatcttttagaatggtttccaggcttcggttcattaatatgtaaatcacaCAACTTCTTTCAAATCAGATTTTCaacataacttaaggttttataaaagaaaaggggacatctcagctcagacaatgcttttaaggtatgaggttagagtctgtctgtaaccCAATCTTGAGTCGGACtgattttatttccaaagtaggaatatTTAAAATGTTACACGGATTGACTGCCTGTGGATTGTGTACTTTTTGACCAAAATAAAATGTATGtgcaatcacaattctgtaagtGCAAATTCGTCCCATAGacttatgtgtgtgtatgcatgcatgtgagggagggagggagcgacagagagagagagagagcgagagagagagaggcatgtgCATGCCTCTcggagggtgtatgtgtgtgtgtctgagagagaacatgtgtatgagagagagtctgtgcgagtgtgtgaatatgtaagagtgtgcatgtgagagtgtataATGcagtgggatcacctgtactgtgacatgaacccatggtTCCGGTTGAGGCCATCATCATTGGtacagaacttggctatcagcctttgcttggctattctgtgttgttgcatatcctgaagtctgccttggaggacagtcacccaAAGATCAGAGGCTGAATATCCCTGACCACTGAGGAACATCCCTGACTGGCGATTGTtgcgcggtgtccattcatctgttgtcgtcacgtctgcttggtctcaccagtgTACCATGTCCCAGGGCAACCTTGACTGCAGGTTATGAGGTAGATAATGTTGACCGAGTCAAATGAGTATCTGCTGCacacatggtgggtggtgtcccttCGTGTGTTAGAGGTATttgtgtcgacactctgacacgtcttgcagtggttgccatgacagggttgtacagtgttgtgatcgatgttgtcctgaaggctgggcagtttgctataAACAGTGGTCTGGCGGTTGTTCacaggtgagaagtggaggcatgggaaggtcttggtgaggtactcatcctcaccgataatgtgttgcaggctgcgaataATATGATGTAATTTCTCCATTCCTggaaagtactggacaatgaagggtaccctatcAGTCACATCCTGTGTCTCTCCTGAGAGACATACTCACACAAGTACATGCACACTCTTGCATgttcacacactcatgcacactctctcagacacacacacatacacctccaAGAGAcgcacacattcaaacacacactctcacatgcacacagtcaTATgcacttacacactctctctctctctgtctctctctccctcacatgcatgcatacacacatatacGTCAATGGGgtaaatttgcatttgcagaatagTGATTGCAgacacattctattttgctcaaaaagcaggcaagtcaatccatgtaacatttcataaattcctactttggaaatagaaccaatctgactcaagattgagttacagacagactctaacctcacacctgaaaagcattgtctgagctgagaggtCCCCTTtccttttataaaaccttaagttatctcgagaatctGATTTGAGAGAAGCTGTGGGATtttcatattaatgaactgaaacctgcaaaccATTGTAAAAGatcaaagacttaacagcaatctaggtttgttcaatatatcgtatcagttgcatgcatgatcttttgctataaaatctgtgtcttataatcctgctgcacagctacctgatgaaggagcagcactccaaaagcttgtacttctaaataaacctgttggaccataacctggtgttgtgtaatttttaactttgtccacctcagttcaACGCtggcacctccacgtcatggcttttttttaatgaagaccTTTCTGATACCAATGCTAAATTTACAATGTACTATTCTGAACCATTGTCCCCTTTGCCCCATTCATAAtctaaaattaattattttaaatttgCTTTTCACATTCCTTTAACTATATTCTATGTTTCTGTAAAATCGTGCCTCAGGTACTTCCTTCTCTTTCAAGAAGAGAAACCCAGATTTCTCCAAACTTTCTTTGTAACTTAATTTATTGTCAACAAGAATGAGCCCTGTCACTCTTCTCGACACCAATTTCTAAGTGCTTTGATGTCTCCCTTGGTTTTGGTGACTAGAGTGTTGAATAAATGATCTTAGCTCAGAGCTTGTTTGAAGATAATCTTAGTTATCTGTTTAATATTAATTAGAAACATTACTATTTATGCTTTTGCCTTTCACAAGTGATGGAAACCATTTATAAGGTAAGTGTGTGCAAAGGTCTGTGCTATATCATTGTTGAGGTGCTAATGTTTCTGAAGATGAGTATCTCAAACACTCATGCTGTACAtttttttcctttcctttcctcctcCTCTAATTTTATTGATCATATTTGCATGGCAACTGTGTGCTAACTGTTTGGCTGTTTGCAACATTCACTCAAGATGCTTGAGTTATAATTTTTTAAGGTGTGTGGTAGCTTAAATACATTGGCAGTTGATGGAATATAGAGGATCTGATAAACAAATATGGAAGATTGAAGAAGTGCAGGGAGGGAGAAATACTGCTGTAATTCAGAAACTGCATAACGTACTTTAGTGAGTAAGAAGAATTTCTCCTTTTCACATCAGAGATGCTTGTATTTATTGTTTAATTCCCATCTGTTCATCTTTTTTGTTCTCCTTCAGCCAGTTCTCTGCTAATAAACCTTCTTCCCCCACTGGTTTATAATCTGTACAATTACAGATCTTGCAAAATTACTTCTCAGAATGTTAAGTTGTCAGTCTGCTAGATACATGAATCACTTGTAATTCAGACTAGTTACTGGCAGCACTAATCATTAGATGAAAGATTTAATGAACCAGCATGTGATTTTCTGCCAATCTAGAAACTGGGATTACTTTGCTAGTTACATATATTACTGTATACTGAATTTGATATATTGATATTTTGAAAATATGGGCTCAGATCAGAATAATGAGAAAATTATAGAGAGGAGAAGAAGTCTGACATAATTGAAATAATGATTTAAATAGTAGATTTTAGTTTGTTTTCAACTGtatttttatgttttttttaaagtttgaaTTTACCAACTATAAAGCGTTGGATATCTAGAGAAATCAAGGCTTCACGCAAATTAATAGATGATGTTGGTGAAGATTCTAAAATTGAATATTTCAGAAGATATAAGCATATGGTTAGTAAATCAATGTCTCCTGAAGCCAACTTTTCAATGAAACAGCTTTTCAACCTCAGCCGACCTAAGAAAATACCACCACCGCAAGAGCAAACTATAGAAACAGATCTTCAAGAGGTTAGTCATTTATTAGAATATGAATGTATATCTTTGTTCAACTAAATATAAGGTGAATTCTCCATTTTCTTCCAACATGGGtataattttttttaacagaTCGATGAAAATATGCCAGAGCTGAACAAAGCGCAAATTTATAATATGTTCCCCCATCAAGTTGAATCATCCGTTGATCATAGGCAAATGGAAAGTAAGCATTTAGCAATGGCTCAAATTTGCTATGATAATAATTGGGAAACCATCAGGATTGGGAATCTTACCGTAGTCCAATGATAATCATTTATTTCACAAGAAATTAAATAAGATGTATATAGATGTATTTAACTCACTGGTTTGCATGTGCAAATACCTCAACGTGAATGGTTTCTTACTTGCTTGCTAAAACCACTGCTGCTGGCTTTTGTTCTATCCCCTGCGTCTTGGCTCAAGATTTCAATTGTTATCAGAAAGGGGGACATCACACTGGAAAGATCACTAAAGTTTTGTGGTCAGCTTTTCTTGAGGTCAGTGGCAAATCCTTGAGCACAAAAACTGTGCCATTGCTGTTTTCTAACTCTAATCTTTATCCCAACTCTTCTGAATTTTGATTAGTTTTAAATTCCAGAAAGCCTGTTGGATAGTACAGGAGGCAATCTTTTTTTAGTCTAATATTTATTTACAGACTGAAACATTATAACAATGCTGCCACCAAATCTCCATTACCTCATCTACCATTGTAGTTTGTGAACTTTATATCTGCTCAAGTGAAAGCCCATATGTCCACCACTGGATATAATTAAATCCAATGAGTATACAATTAGCAATCATTCTGCCTAAGTATTTTTAAAATGATGTTTAAATTCACGTGGTGATATAGTGTGCTTCCATTCTAACAGCTGTGCTATGATCAGCATTATGAGGATTGCACACACAATATTTTAATACGGCGGTCTCCCGCTTACGaatgggttccattcctgtacattCATAAATTGTTTTGTCCAGAAGTTGGAAAACAATACAATGCAATACAAAATAGTCATTTGTAAGTACAAACAAATATTTGCATGTTGGATCCTTAAAACTAATATTAATATGGGATTTTGTTTGTAAGTTGGATGATCATGAATCAGGGATCACCTGTATTGGTCACCCAAAGGGAAACCGCCAAGTAGAGAAGACATAATTTTTGTAGAAATAAATTAAAAGTTAAAGAGtgattaattcctgatgaagagcttttgcccgaaacgtcgattttcctgcccctcggatgctgcctgacccgctatgcttttccagcaccactctaatcttgattctaatctctagcatctgcagtacccaacTCTGCCTTATGAGGGAGTGTAATGAGAGTCAGAATCGGAGTCACAGACAACAATAGTAAAAGGTtgtttagcccattgagtccatgccgGTTCCCAGTGGAGCAATCCAAACCCTCCCATTTCCCTCTTGATCCCTAGCGATATGTGGTTTTATTTCTTTCAGGAGCCCATTCATTTCCAAACTGTTGACAATGTAAATAATTAACAATATTCTAAGGTTTTGGTTTTGAAATTAGGTCCTGTATGCTCACGTCTACACCATTCATTTTTCTTTACTTTTCCTTTTGTTCAAAAACAacatggtctgtttccacatttgTATCCATGCTGCCCCTGGCTTTTTTTATTGCATGGGCGTCATTTCCTTGGCAAGCTTATTAcatgccatttttaaaaatgtctttttGAAATGCACTTACAGTACATCAACTAAATTACCCTCATAAACTCTCTCCCAGTAGGTTCTCAGGGTGGAATGGTTCCTCTTTATAGCTCTTTCATAGACCATGAATGTGCCTGGCCCAGCTGTTTGATGGTGAATTTAAAATCCTGACCCTGATCATGAGGGCCTGCCTCCCTGTCTCCTTACACTAAACATACCTGGTCTTTTAATACGCATCATTATGGAAGTACTATTTTCTTCATCTTGCAGCTGGTAGCTTTGTGAGGCAGGTTGCTGCCCTAATTGGACAATGGTTTCTGGTTACTGCTGGTAAAATGCTGGCCATACTGAAATTGCACATCCTGCTAATTGGTCCTGGTATAGGACATCTTAACTGCTAAAAAAAATCTCAGCTATTCTTCATTGCCTGACTGATCTAACAGACTGTTGATGAAATATTTTTCAAGCACTATCTTTCAATTAGTCTTTCGCCCCAAACCAAAGTCGAACTGCTGATTTGCACATCAGGACAACTACGGACCTCCAAccgagtttcctctggcttcacCCTGCCTAGGCATAGTTCATCATGGATGGCAtgttggttcagtggttagcactgcagcctcacaacatcagggacatgggttcaaatccacccTCAGCTGACTGTACATgtagactttgcacattctccttgtatcTCCGTAGGTTCCCTcggggtgctttggtttcctcccacagtccaaaattgtgcagattaggtggatcggccatgctaaattgtccacagtgtccatagatgtgcaagccaggtggttaaccatgggaaatgtcgGGTTACAGGGGTTGGGggctgggtctaggtgggatgcactttgaaggattggtgtggactcaatgggccaaaaggcctgcttccacactgtagggattcaatgctTTACAAATATCTAACCATGTTTAATATTGTCTCCTGTTGATAGTTGCTGCTGTACGAACCTCTAATCTTTCAAAGGAGCAAAATGAACTACAGCAAGAGCAACATAGAAATCTAAAGGTACATTCATTATGGGAAGCTATTTAAATCATATTCACAGCTATTTTTAGTTCTGGAATCATTGAAATCAGTGAAATGTCAGGGGTTTAAAACTGGTACAGAATTGGCTTGTTTTGGTGAGAaacacttggataagtacatgaaaagaaaagatttggagggatatgggccaggaacagacaggtgggactagtttaatttgggattatgttcatcatagactggttgggctgaatgctctatttccatgctgcatgactctataagAGTTTTGACCTGTTGTTTCTGGGATTTAGAAATTCTAATGTAGCAGTTAAATATGTCATATTAATGTCTCATAGTGAGAGGCTTATCACTTCCGTTAATTTGACCATATGCAGAGAGAAAATGTAGGTAAATGGGAGCAATTAGAAATAGGGTAATTCACAACGTACACTTTTTATATTTCAGAGTTTGCAACCAAATCCAAATCTCAGAACAGGAACATCTTTTGCAGAGGATCTTGGTGCCAATGGATATACGTCAGGTTTGCAGAGCTTCGATAAAGTcccaaaatctgaaacaaataatcAAAAATATTCATCAATTACTGATGATCTCCAGAAGTAAGCACTACTATATTGACTAATTTGCCCTACTCAGCAATATTGGAGACTTTTATTCCCTTTTTTTGTAGTCCGCCAGATTTACTATGTACAAAACagccttgattatctgaatgaaatgggcggggagtattttgtttggatgacTTTATTGTTCAGATAATGAATAGTGTTTTTATGGGACTTTGAGATCTTGctcagataatccgaaattcggataactGATGTTTGGATGaccgaggttgttctgtacaTCAGTAAGCCAAAGCAGTTTTAAAAATAACATATCCCTAATGTTAATGGCTATCTCAGTTGGCTGGCTGACACATTtgcaatgcaaagtgatgccaacagttgggttcaattcctgttccAGCCAAGGTTATCATAAAGAACTCTCCTCAATCTTTCCCTTTGTCTGAGGTGTGGTAACCCTGATGTTGAACCAAtaccactcccctcccctctctctctctctctctgccttatGAGAGAGCAGCTGTACAGTACAGTAGGATTATGGGATATTTTTTTAAACCAAATTTTGTTTATTAAATCAAAGTACACTTTAAAACTGCTGCAATAATCTTACCCGTCAAGTGATCTCATTTACATGGACTTGTGTGAAGGTCACAAAAAAACATGTGATCAGCCTGCTTTGTCCCAACCTTCACCTAGTGAGATCAGACAACCTCCTGCTGAGCTAGCTAACTTCACAACATCTCCATACAGATCAGCTGTGCACTTTTACACAGTCTATTCTTCTGCAAATGACCACTGTCAAACATCACAAACATATTATCTTTCACATAGCTAGTTTGATTAATTGCTTATTAAGACTTGCTTGTGTCTCCCTGGAAAAAGGCTTATCTCTTGGACCTCGCAATCTTTGATCTCAGGCCAGCTTGTCAGGCTGCTCACTACCTATATACCATTCAGTTAACTGTATGATATTTATATAAGAGCTCATAACACTTATATAAGCACACACACATTCCTTCAGCAAAATGCAAAACACTTTAAAAGCACGGACTCTTCTAATCTATAACTCATCACCAGGATTCGTATGTATTATCCTCAGTTTATTTCAGCTATCAGCAAATTTATGTTATATATACAATACCTGTCTGACCTTTAACTATCAAATAAGTCCTTAAAAATAGCAAGTTGCATTGATGAATCATGTTTTTTCTAATTAATCTTTTAATATTGAACACATTATTTGCTGAAGCTTAACCACAAAATTAACAAGGCTCCAACACACATATTGCTGCTGTTATTTAAGAAGGATCTCTGGGAGAGGTTAGTTGGCCATTTGTTAAACGGTCCAACACTGAATATCTTGATACTCAAGTTTACTCTTGTGAACATAGAATGGGACTTGGGTGAGGACGTTGAAGGGTTCTGGTACTCGAAGTTATATGCTGAAGCAGTTCACTTCTTTTAGGGAGGAAAAATAGAACATTTAATCTCATATATAGAAAAAAGATTTGGAAGTGGAATTGGCAGACAGGGAGCCTGCAAAATGCATCAAGTGTCCATCTTCCTCTGTCCCAAAAAACACTTTCACCCTTATCAAAAGTCCTCTTTGGACTTCAGTCTCCTTCTCATGGGTTCCACTCCACTTCTccagtagctcagtgattagcactgctgcatcacagcgccaggacctaggttcaattccggccttgggtgactgtctgtgtggactttgcatgttctccctgtgtcttatgggtttcctctgggtgctctggtttcctcccaccgttcTATGCATGTTGGAGGATTAGCCCTCCTACATTGTCCCATAGGgtccaggggtgtgcagattaggtaggtgagccatggaaaatgcagggtttggcagggtggagtgggggaggtgatggtgGGTAGCATACGaggctggatctgggtgggatgctcttcaaaaggttgagtcaatgggctgaatagcctgcttccacaatgtgggGATTCCATGATGTCGACCCCCTCCCCGACACCAACAAACACATACCTCCCTTTCCCTTGCCTCTGATTCTTCCTCTTGCCTCTGATTCTTCCCTCACAAGATCTCCTGATCCTCAGGCTTCACTCCTCCCCAGCCCAACTCCACTGAACTCCAGGCCTCAATAATGATTAACTGAATTTGCTTTGCACTGATCTTCATCAAGCAGATGACAGATGATTGCTGGCTGTCAATGATGAGAAACTACACACCAGCAAGTGGAAACATTGATGGTAGAGTGTGCAATACAGGGAGTCAACATGGACAGTTGTGTGAAGCAGTTCAAGGCCAGATATGGCTGGAGCTATACTATTGTGCCTCTTCCTGGCCCCAATAAGATCAGTTTAAAACATAACTTTGAGTCTCTACTTCTTCCCTAACAGGCTGTGCACTGCTCACTAGGTCACTAAAATCACTTCAGAACCCTATGTATGTTATAAGGTTTTGGTTAGCTTGTGTTATTGAGGCTGCTGCTGGGACAGCTTATTTAAGTTTGCTACAGAGTGGGGTTGGATTGGTAATTCAAAACGACCTAATTAGAACATCTGTTTCATTTGCTTTAGTTCCTGAATAACATTCACTATTGATATGTATTTTATAAATTATCCTTTTTTTGTATTAGTTATGAAACTATAAAATTGTTTTATGAATAATTATGTGAAGCACAATGAAGTCAAAGCTTTTTACGTGCTTCAGCCTGCCATGTTCTGTTATGACATTCCATCTGTTGAAAAGACCCAAAGGTGAATGATGAGCATTTTAGaatttaaaaaaagttatttAACTTTCCTTGCCAAAATATTATTAAATCCTATAATGTTATTATAGTCTCAGATATTTGGCAAAAACTTGAAAAATGTGAAACATATTAATTCTTTGGAGTTTATCAAGGCATGATAAAATTGACCATACCCCCTACAGGGCCTTGATGCAGCCCAGAGCCTGAGAGCTTGGTGCAGACTAGGCTGTAGGGTCCCCTGTTAATCTCTACTCATGATCTCTCTTTGtttctgttgtttttttttcaaacctcCCCTAAGAAATGTTTGTATTCAGTTTGATTCTCAATTATATTTTTGAAGTGACGCATCGTAAGCAGACTTTTCTTCTTTATCAATTTCTTATCCAGGGAGATTAGTATTTCTTTacctgatctttcctttttgagGGAGTATTCCTTGACTTTGCCTCAACTGTTTCTTTGTTTAGGAAGGCAGCCCATTTTTCAGCTACAGTTTTACCCACCAACCTTTGGTTCCAGTTGATCCAGCCTAGCTCCATTCTTGTGCCATTGAAATTGGCTCTCCCAGTTTATTTTCATTATTCTGGATTTGGCACTGACCATTGGCCAAGACCTTATAAGCATTGTCTGTTGAGTGCTGCCCCCACTACTACTTCATGTGCGTAACTAATCAAATTTCCAAGAACTTTGATCCATCAGTGCCTGCTTTTCTTGTTGAACTGCTATAGAGAATTCTCCTGAATACAATCTATGAACACTCCCCCCACTCTTCCTTTTACACTACGACTATCCCCATCTGTTTTGCAGTAGTTTCAAATCCTCTATTAGAACTACTCTAAAATATTTCCACTTATGTAATTTTTCTGCACTTTTGTTCCTCTACAACATTCCTAATAGATGGTTGTCTGTATGTTGAGCAATGTAATTGCACACTTTTTATATACTTTAGCCAATTGATTCTGTCCTTGAACCCTCTGGGACATCATTGTCCAGCACTGCAAAGCTCTCCTTAGCCAATACTGCAACCTCCTCCTTTTCTTTATTTCCAATTTTTTCTGAATATCTTGTCCGCAGAATTTTTTAACATCCAGACTTGACATTCCTTCAGTCAAGTCGATGTTATCATCACAACGTTCTAAGTCCACATGATAATCTATGCCTGCAGGTAATAAATTATGTTTACTATATTCTGTG is a window from the Chiloscyllium punctatum isolate Juve2018m chromosome 44, sChiPun1.3, whole genome shotgun sequence genome containing:
- the LOC140466814 gene encoding coiled-coil domain-containing protein 87-like isoform X2, which encodes MMIQGLGGTVMKNKSKKLSNKNGSSTMVRSAAAAKVLHQRYKDMLEPLSLFPAAPVEEQPPVFQLKRPVTPIDQNVQSAPATLKELCQLIQRRISAKTEVSSVSLATQQALGGMILADVKMLWEEFLHQSDDITLTNVENKELSRRITTHIITVCEQLFLHYLQMVDVVRQRSIFTDEANLSRLKAQLTVDCTKYLNLPTIKRWISREIKASRKLIDDVGEDSKIEYFRRYKHMVSKSMSPEANFSMKQLFNLSRPKKIPPPQEQTIETDLQEIDENMPELNKAQIYNMFPHQVESSVDHRQMEIAAVRTSNLSKEQNELQQEQHRNLKSLQPNPNLRTGTSFAEDLGANGYTSGLQSFDKVPKSETNNQKYSSITDDLQKLLETSTPGEEDSDPETSLPPLIQALTYDHTQEIKKYTQEKILMELEEEEKKQKLKRRIQRKGTEHAQPATVNVRVSKKMVARTADIRLSDRMFIDKTYLQLYPAVYNHIEGEIDSEMVKELDSGLSHGEELQEIYKELLNTIPEDYLLFDRDPMVTSPAVDVHPSKCFASYILSKNKEERAINPELKLLKPKFGTERAQTT